The following is a genomic window from Spirosoma foliorum.
TCCCACGCCCAGCGGACACGATAGTCGCCAATCTTTTTTTCAATACGTCGTCCGAGGGCATCATAGCTGAACGTAACGATCTCGTTATTCGGTCGAATAACCTGCCGCAATACCCCCGACTCATGCCATTGGAACTGCCACAGTTGGCCAGATACGCGTTTCTCACGTAGATAACCATCGGCATCGTAATAAAAACGAGACGTACCAACCGTTGTAACCTGCCATCCAGGTTCTGCTGTTTCGGTGGCTGGATTGAGGAGTTTCTGTTGATAATGAGATCGATCGGCAACCCATCGATCGGTCCATCCAACCGAACAAATGGCTTCGGTCGGGTCATTAAAGCTGTCATAGTGAAGCGAAACGGTTCCAAATCGATTATCGTCTATACGCATAATCCGTTCCTGCTCCCATCGGTAGGCCTGAGAACGGGAAGCCTGTAAACCACTACCCCAAAAAAGCTGATGACCAATTGGCCGTGAACCAACATCGTACTGCCACCGACTCCACAGACCACCCGGCATCTGACGTTCGATCGGTCGCCCTAGCCGGTCGTATATAAACTGAAGTTGCCACTGCGGATGCTTCTGATCGCTTAGATAGCCCAGATCATCATATACATACTGTATAGCTTCCTTATCTGACGGTTGCCAGCTTAACCGTCGACCGGCTGTATCGTATACAGTTTCCACACGAATTGACCCCGCAGTTTCGGCCAAAACCCTGCCTTGTGCATCGCGCTCAAACTGAACGAGTGTGGTTGGCGTTGCGGCCTCCATTAACCACCCATCCGAACGGTAGGTGTAATGATACCAGCTTCCATCACTGAAAAGTATCTCTGTTGGTCTCCCGGCCGAATCGTAGTGAAAATTCGTGGATGTACCATCCGAGCGAGTATATTCACGCACCCTTCCGGCAGCGTCCCGAATAAATTGCCAGTTCAGTCGATTGGTACGCCGAAGCCGAATGAGTAGACCGTCTGCATCATAGGTGGGCTGATATTGGGTATCAGGCTGGCCACCATTGGGCGTAAGTACAATTGACTGCTCATTCGTCTTTCTCACTACGTCGGTTCTGGTTCCGTCTGGATAAGTAATGCTAATTAATTGACCCAGAAAGGCGTAGTCCCAGGTGATCTGACTGCCCGTTGCATCAGTTTGTGATTTTCGATACCCGTACGAATCATACCCCCACCGAGTCCATTGTCCGTTTGGCAGCGTCATTTCTTCGGGCAAACCATCTTCCTGATAGGTGAATTTTGTTTCAGTACCAGTTGGATTTATGCAGGACAGAAGCCGCCCCGATTCGTCGTAGGTCCATTGCCAGAAACCATCGGCCCGATCCGTTAGGGCAATCAATTGACCGGTATCGTTATACTGCATTTGCATGGCTCCTCCATCGGGCCAGGCAGCCTGCGTCATATTACCCTCATCGTCGTAGGTAAAGAACGACGTATTCCCCAGCGAATCCTGTTCGCTCAACAGCTCGCCATACTCGCTGAAGAACCATACCCGTTGCCGCCCACCTGCACTAATAAATCGCTGAACAATTCCGCCTTCGTGCACATACTGCCGGACTCCACCCGCTCCATCAATAACCTGTGTACGTCCTTCATCGGGCAGATACTGAAACCGTAATGAAGACTGCTTCTTGTCCATACTGAATTCGATGCACAGGTATTGATTCCCTATTTTTTCGTAGGCGAGATAAACACTCTGGCGAAATCGATCCGTCAGGCGGATAATCCGATGCTGGCGGTAATGATACTGAGCGGCAGGTTGTTCCAGAACAAGCACCTCTTTTAAATCCTGAACATCATCGTAACGATACTCCACCAGGGGTAAGCGCTTTAGGGGCTGGTCGGGCAGCGTGATTTCCAGCCGGACAATGCGATGTTGAGCGTCTGTTATAACGTCAATTACCCGCTGAAAATCATCGCTTATTCGCCGTAGATGTCCTGTGCTGCTATAACTGAACCGGATACGATACGCTGTTCCGACCGTTTCGACAGCCGCTAACCGACAAAGGCTGCCACTGGGATTCATGGCAAAACGATACCGCAACCCATCCGATCCCTGTAACCAGTATCCTTGCTCATCCCGATTGAGCCTGAGCTTTTCGGATCGATTCAGAAAGGTTTCTCCTTCAAGCAGGACTGGGAAGAACACTCCTCTAGTATCGGGCAGCCGGATCAATACCTGCCTACTCCGCCGATCTTCCAGCAAAACAAAATCGTACGAATGCCGCCAGCCATTGCCCAAAGAACCAACTGTTAACTGATTGGAACGCCAGAAACGACCCCACCGGAATGGCACTACACCCGGAATATCAACATCCATTTGCTCTACCAGTACTTCGCCGGATGTTACATCTACAAATCGCCCGGCCAGGGTGCGCTGTGTGGATGGTAAGGCCTGGCAATCCTCAGGTCGAAGCTCCAACCGTTCCAGTAACTCGTCCAGTTGCCCATTGCTTACTTCTTCCGTAACTAGGCTACGGGTACTGGCGGGGTAAAGTAATCGACGCAAGCCTGAACGAAATACGGGAGATTCTGACATAGGGAAGATTCTGATTATAAAACTGCGTACTGTGGTGTCGGTTACTTATAACCGACATGCGAGGTTTCTCAAAACCTATAGGTGCGAACAGTAGGTTTTGAGAAACCTAACATGTCAGGTTGAAGAACCTGACATCACGATAAGACTTAAGAATCTGACATCACAGCAATGGCCATTTGTTTATGTTTTACGCCAACCAGTACCCAGCAACTGGTTTAGCAACTCCGTCACTTTCTGCCTTTTTTCGGGCGTTTGTTGTTGCTGCCAATAAAGTTGACCGATTTCGGGTAGCCTCGCCAGTTGATGGTGCTCCGCTGGTAAGTGCTCGGCTAATGTAAATAACTGGAGATAATGCGTTTCGGATAGGCGCATTCGGCTCTCTTGTGTATAAGCAGCCCCTAACCGACGATGGCTTTCAATAGCCAGCAGCCATTCCTGTAATGCCTCGGCTCGTTCACTGGCCAGCCCATAACAGTCGATGGCGCGTTGCCGCTGGCGTAACTCCGTGTATACACTACCCGCCCCCAACCAGGCCATAATGCTCATTCGACCCGCAGTCTCGTCGCCCTGATTGAATAAAATTTCCATTTGATCAATAACCCGATTATAGAGCGAGAGCGCTTCTTCGTACCGACGATGATCAACATAGGCATGGGCCACGGATAAATTTACACTGGCTTCCAAACTACGCCAATTTTCCTGCTGGCAAATCAGTAAACAGTTGTTGGCAAAGTACTCCACATCGCGCAGATTACGTTGTGCCATGGCATTGGTCAGTTCGGCATGCCATTGGCGAAATTTCACATCGGGCGCGGTGGGTGGCCCAAACGAGGCAAGTTGACGGGTTAGTTTCTGGAGCTGGAGATCAATCGGATGCGAATGTACGGCCTTCCCAAAACGACCCGGTAGCGTTGCCAGTTGTTCTTCGCCAATGGTATCGGCTACAATAAGTCGAATATCGGGTGATAAATTAGCCTGCAATAGCGCCGTCAGCATCTGATCCAGTACGGTAGGGCTTGCGAATGATTTTGGCAGTAAGCATAATACGAGTGCGCCGTCGGTATGGGCACTCAGCCCTTTCATGAATCGATTCAGATAACCAACAAAACGGGCCAGTGGGTCTTCCTCCGCTTTTTTCGGTTCGCTCGCCCAAACGATAGCCAAATCCCGGTCGGCCAGTAGCGCTACATCGTGGTTGATGAGGCCGGTTAACTCGTCTAATGCCTGCTCGAAATACGTTTGCCAATGTTGAACAGGCGTTCGGAGGGTCAGAAAAATATCGTTAGAAACCGCGTCAACTCCTGCTTGTTCCTGCAGAAAGGTATCTAAAAACCAGGCTTCTCCGGGAGCAAATAACCATCGGCACAAGCGCGCGTTGGAGAGCCGACGGAATTCCAGCCAAAGCCGCTCCAGAACCGCCAGCCGCTGACTCAGCGGATTTGTCGCAACAAACGGCATAAACTACTTAATGGATAATGGATAATGTAAAATGAATAATGTACAATGTGTAATGGATAATAGTTAAAGTATTGGTTATGAGAGCGGAAGTTAACGACTACGCATTGTCCATTTTACATTATCCATTATTCATTAAACCTCTCCTTAATTGATCATGACCATTGACCCCTTTACGGTTGTCATTCCCGAGCTTTTAACGTTTAAGGTGCCCGACCCTTCCACATCGGTCATGGCCCCCTTTATACCCACCGAGCCCGTTCCTTCTATTTTTATCTGAGCCCCTTTAATATTCACAGCCTGTTTTCCCTCTATGGTAACAGTGGTACCCGACAAGGCAATTTCCTGAGCCTCAACAGTAACTTTGGCTGTGGCCTTTATCAATATATCCTTTGACGACTGGACGGTGATGGCTCCCTGTCCGTTGGGTACGGAAATCTGGATGAAATTCTTATCATCCACTTTCACATAAATTTCTTTAAGCGTCGGTTTCTCAATGAAGGTCAGCGTGCTGCCGCTGCCTACGCTAATATGCTTTTCTTCCTCGGGCTTACTGGTATCGATGCCGCTATTCTTGCCGTGCGGTAGTGCCCCAATCACAAAGGGGCGTTCAGGATCATTGTATTCGAAACCGACCATAACCTGATCGCCAACGGTGGGTACGAACTGAAACCCACGCGTTTTTTTATTGTCGGCGTGAAGGCCAAAGTGCGGCAGAGTCATCCGGATAAATGGAGTCGTTTCCGGGGCTTTCATCCAAAGCATCTGTACTTTTACCCGGCCCATCCCTTTAGGATCTTTGTTGTCGGTAACGGTGCCAATTTGTGTTTGGGCCATTGGTCGCACCAGCTTACGCACAGGCATGGCCACCACATCGGCAGGAATAGCCCGAAACCGATTATGATACTGCCCAACTCCGCTCACGTAATGGACAATATCCGTGATGAGATACGGGACCGATTGCCCACCTCTACCCGACGGAGCATCTTTTACAACAATCTTGCAACCGGGGTACAGCCCAGGCACTCTAGCCTGACCATCCATGTATTTTTCTTCGGCAGCCAGGGCCGCTTTACGATTGTCGCGATAGGGTGTCATATCAGCTGTAGCCTGAGCCGGGTGTGGGTTAATTCCCCCACTGGTTTCGGGTTTACCATAAGGAGCCAGATCCTTTCCTGTTTCCGATTCTAACTGCCGATCCTCTTCTGGCAAATAATCATAGTGTTTGAAATAAGTAGGTGCCGCTCGTACACCCGTGCGAAACTGAACCAGATTGGCCCCAAACGTTAAGGTCAGGGCCGAAGGTGTGCCGGGGCTGGTCGTAAATTGCAGCTTGCCACCGTCGTAGTAAAACCAGGCCCCGAAATCATAGGCCAGTCGTTTAAGAAAGTCCCAGGTCGACTCCTGGTAACGAACGCAAAATGGCAGCTTGGCAGGTCCTAGCGGAGCGGTTACCTTCTTGGGCTGGCTGTATGAACTCAGGCAGGCCGACACCACATCCGAAATCGATTTATCAATAAACGTTTGTGTACCGGGCACCGTCTTCAGCGCTTCACAGTTTCCATGACCAATCAGCGTCATGAGTCCCCAATAGCCATCATCCTGTTGCCGCAACTCCGTTTGGGTAATAACGCCTTTAAACTCCAGGGGTGCTGACGATGGGTCTCCTTTGATCGTCAGATCGAGCGACTTCCGCTGTAGCTGATCAAATTTATCCGAAAACAACGTCACCAATTCCTCAATGGCGTCGTGCTCGAAGAATACCCGAAATTCGTGGGTGGAGTGGATAGACTGCTGTAACGTTAGCGATTGAAAAGACGAGATTTTTTTCCCGTCGATGAGTAAGGTTGTTTCGGCAACAATGGAATAAGCAGGCATGGCAAGAGGAAGTAGGGAGAAAAGGTTTTCAAACTACGATGAGAAATGAGCCTTCATTCCGGTACTGGAATTAAGCACGCCGAATGTAAGAAAATGCTTGTCGATTACCAACCAATTTTGTTTATTGGTTAGTCTTTGTTAAGGCAGCCTCTTCCTCTACCTGTAAACTGTTATGAATCAGTCACTTTACCGCCTGCCGATCCGATTTGGCCCCATCATGGCCGGAAAGGAAATACCAACCTGTGGGGTGGGCGTTTCCATTGCACAGACGCTCTATTTATTACTCCATACCCGTTACGGTGAACTCCGAAGCGACCGCTCATTTGGCTGCAAAATCTGGGACATCGAGTTCGATCGTACGATTAGAACCAGCCATTGGATTGACTACCTGCGCGAATCGCTTGAAGTGGCCATTCGGCAACACGAACCCCGCCTGCGAAATCCTAAAATTTCAGTAGAGTTCCGAGCCGTTGATCATCGCTCAGAAGGTGCTCCGGAAGATTATCGACAATTGGCGACCGTGACAGTAAACGCTACGGTGGTTGAAACGGAAGAGCCGTTCCGGTTTTCGACCCAACTCCATGTAGGGCAACTGGCAAGCTAACAAACCGTATTTACTGGTAGTCTCACTTTCCTTACCTGAACACCCATGCCGCTGAGTGACCAACGATCGTATTTTTCCCAGGAGGCTATTCGGCAACGTTTACTACTCCACATCATGCAGATGTGGGGAGTGCGGGACCTGAACAATCTCGATACGTTCGTCCGGATGCTGATCGATACCCTGGCCAATGAGGTCTATAAAATCAGCAATGAGTTTATGGAGTCGGAGGGGCGGGTATTGGAGCGGCTGGCCGATTTACTAACGCCAGATCTGCTGACCATTCCTCGCCCGGCCCACGCAATTATGCAGGCCTACCCGGCCGAACCGGTTGTTGAGTTAGAGCCGACACAAAGCTTTCTTTATCAACAGAAATACGCGTCGCAGTTGATGGGCGAACTGGACAGTTTGCAGGATATGTTTTTCTCCCCCGTCGACTCGCTACGACTTGTTGATGGCCGTATAGCCTACCTCGCTTCGGGTGCCCAGTTATATTCGATTCATCCGCAGTTGGGCAAACGCCTTGTCGCGCAAACCATGCCGCTGCGTAAGCTTGCACCAAAAACGCTCTGGATTGGGTTGGCGCTTAATTCGGCCGTTGAATCCCTCGATCGGGTAAATTTCTTCTTCGACTGGCCTAGTGACGTAAATCCACAGCCGTTGCTTCCATTACTAGCCTTAAGTGGCTGGTACCTGAATGGGGCTCCGCTACAAACAGCTGTTGGCCCAGCTTACGCAGAATCGAATCAGCGCCAGCACGATGGCCCGGCGCAGTTACTGTCGGAATACGAGATCAGTTATCAACTCGAGAATGACATCCGCCAGATGTATCAGCCTCGCTTTGTTCACCTTAAACAGCCTGAAATCGGGCAGTTGGAAGATGAAAAATTGCCTTATCCGCCTGCGTTTGCGGAAGCTTTTGGGGTAAAAAATCTAGGCCCACTGGCAAGCGAATCATTACTTTGGTTGCAGGTGACTTTTCCGGCCCGATTCGACGAAACGATATTGGAAAAGGTATCGGTTGAACTCAATGCATTTCCGGTCTTGAACCGGAAAGCGAACCGGATTCTTTACCGGACAACCGCCAATTATAACCTTCTGCCTTTGCGAACCGCTCCGTTCGAAACGTTGCTACTGGTTAGGATGGTTATGGATAGCAAGGAGCGCCTTTTCAGCCCCTTTCCGTTTCATAAAGCCGATCATATCGAAGAAGGCGGCTATTCCGTTCGGCGGGGTGGAGTAGAACGATTCGACGAACGAAACGCCCGTGAACAACTGACATTTCTGCTCGAACTACTTCGGGATGAGTCGGTTGCGTTTGCTGTATATGGGCAGGATACGGTGCGCTTACTACTGACTCAACTCCAGGAGAAGCTTGAGCAGCTTGAGCGCAAAGTGCAGACTACCATGACGTCGCCGATAGCGCTTAATCAGTATGTGCTGTTTAAACCGTTTGAAGAGGGAGACACGATGCAGGTCGATTTCTGGACAACCAACTGCGAACTGGCCAACCGCATTCCGGTGGGCACGCTTTTACAGGCTTTTGATACGAGCAGTTTGCACAACGACAGTATTCGGTTGTTAACGACCACTATTGGCGGCCGGAATCGCCCTGATGCGCTTCATCGCGTTCAAACCTACCGATATGCGCTCATGACCCACCAGCGTATAGTAACGCTGGAAGATACCAGGGCCTTTTTTCACCATGAACTAGGCCCTTTACTGGAGTCGGTAACAATAAAAAAAGGAGTTGCTACAGGAGGTACAGTAAAAGAAGGTCTGATGCGCACTGTTGATATTAGCCTGCATCCGGCAGAGGACTGCACCCTTACCCAGGCCGAATGGCATGTTGTTATGGAGGGACTTCTCCAGAAACTGATTCATCGGTCGGGGCAGGTTACTACGTACAGGTTATTCCTGGCCGACGTAACCACACA
Proteins encoded in this region:
- a CDS encoding type VI secretion system Vgr family protein is translated as MPAYSIVAETTLLIDGKKISSFQSLTLQQSIHSTHEFRVFFEHDAIEELVTLFSDKFDQLQRKSLDLTIKGDPSSAPLEFKGVITQTELRQQDDGYWGLMTLIGHGNCEALKTVPGTQTFIDKSISDVVSACLSSYSQPKKVTAPLGPAKLPFCVRYQESTWDFLKRLAYDFGAWFYYDGGKLQFTTSPGTPSALTLTFGANLVQFRTGVRAAPTYFKHYDYLPEEDRQLESETGKDLAPYGKPETSGGINPHPAQATADMTPYRDNRKAALAAEEKYMDGQARVPGLYPGCKIVVKDAPSGRGGQSVPYLITDIVHYVSGVGQYHNRFRAIPADVVAMPVRKLVRPMAQTQIGTVTDNKDPKGMGRVKVQMLWMKAPETTPFIRMTLPHFGLHADNKKTRGFQFVPTVGDQVMVGFEYNDPERPFVIGALPHGKNSGIDTSKPEEEKHISVGSGSTLTFIEKPTLKEIYVKVDDKNFIQISVPNGQGAITVQSSKDILIKATAKVTVEAQEIALSGTTVTIEGKQAVNIKGAQIKIEGTGSVGIKGAMTDVEGSGTLNVKSSGMTTVKGSMVMIN
- a CDS encoding DUF6531 domain-containing protein codes for the protein MSESPVFRSGLRRLLYPASTRSLVTEEVSNGQLDELLERLELRPEDCQALPSTQRTLAGRFVDVTSGEVLVEQMDVDIPGVVPFRWGRFWRSNQLTVGSLGNGWRHSYDFVLLEDRRSRQVLIRLPDTRGVFFPVLLEGETFLNRSEKLRLNRDEQGYWLQGSDGLRYRFAMNPSGSLCRLAAVETVGTAYRIRFSYSSTGHLRRISDDFQRVIDVITDAQHRIVRLEITLPDQPLKRLPLVEYRYDDVQDLKEVLVLEQPAAQYHYRQHRIIRLTDRFRQSVYLAYEKIGNQYLCIEFSMDKKQSSLRFQYLPDEGRTQVIDGAGGVRQYVHEGGIVQRFISAGGRQRVWFFSEYGELLSEQDSLGNTSFFTYDDEGNMTQAAWPDGGAMQMQYNDTGQLIALTDRADGFWQWTYDESGRLLSCINPTGTETKFTYQEDGLPEEMTLPNGQWTRWGYDSYGYRKSQTDATGSQITWDYAFLGQLISITYPDGTRTDVVRKTNEQSIVLTPNGGQPDTQYQPTYDADGLLIRLRRTNRLNWQFIRDAAGRVREYTRSDGTSTNFHYDSAGRPTEILFSDGSWYHYTYRSDGWLMEAATPTTLVQFERDAQGRVLAETAGSIRVETVYDTAGRRLSWQPSDKEAIQYVYDDLGYLSDQKHPQWQLQFIYDRLGRPIERQMPGGLWSRWQYDVGSRPIGHQLFWGSGLQASRSQAYRWEQERIMRIDDNRFGTVSLHYDSFNDPTEAICSVGWTDRWVADRSHYQQKLLNPATETAEPGWQVTTVGTSRFYYDADGYLREKRVSGQLWQFQWHESGVLRQVIRPNNEIVTFSYDALGRRIEKKIGDYRVRWAWDGQRLLHEWHQKPGSEPVQLTWYTTTGNQSTMLQVGDQWYSLVSNWLGQPLSLHNLQGEPVWEWRWCLFGKTHNQTGPPHWHTLRGIGQYEDQEAGLIYTNFRYFDAATGLPISPEYSSPAGWARSGWEPPHAPESYLSAARYIRVY
- a CDS encoding type VI secretion system baseplate subunit TssF; its protein translation is MPLSDQRSYFSQEAIRQRLLLHIMQMWGVRDLNNLDTFVRMLIDTLANEVYKISNEFMESEGRVLERLADLLTPDLLTIPRPAHAIMQAYPAEPVVELEPTQSFLYQQKYASQLMGELDSLQDMFFSPVDSLRLVDGRIAYLASGAQLYSIHPQLGKRLVAQTMPLRKLAPKTLWIGLALNSAVESLDRVNFFFDWPSDVNPQPLLPLLALSGWYLNGAPLQTAVGPAYAESNQRQHDGPAQLLSEYEISYQLENDIRQMYQPRFVHLKQPEIGQLEDEKLPYPPAFAEAFGVKNLGPLASESLLWLQVTFPARFDETILEKVSVELNAFPVLNRKANRILYRTTANYNLLPLRTAPFETLLLVRMVMDSKERLFSPFPFHKADHIEEGGYSVRRGGVERFDERNAREQLTFLLELLRDESVAFAVYGQDTVRLLLTQLQEKLEQLERKVQTTMTSPIALNQYVLFKPFEEGDTMQVDFWTTNCELANRIPVGTLLQAFDTSSLHNDSIRLLTTTIGGRNRPDALHRVQTYRYALMTHQRIVTLEDTRAFFHHELGPLLESVTIKKGVATGGTVKEGLMRTVDISLHPAEDCTLTQAEWHVVMEGLLQKLIHRSGQVTTYRLFLADVTTQV
- a CDS encoding GPW/gp25 family protein — its product is MNQSLYRLPIRFGPIMAGKEIPTCGVGVSIAQTLYLLLHTRYGELRSDRSFGCKIWDIEFDRTIRTSHWIDYLRESLEVAIRQHEPRLRNPKISVEFRAVDHRSEGAPEDYRQLATVTVNATVVETEEPFRFSTQLHVGQLAS